In Deinococcus ruber, the genomic window ATCGACCTGAAGGCCAGCGTGGATTTTCCCTCGCTGTCGGGCATCGAGATCGTGCGCTGAGCGACAGCAAAGCGGAGGAGAAGGCAGGCGGAGTGGGGCGGCAGCGTGCGGGCCGCCCCGCTTCCCTGTGTTCTGGGAACGCGCATACGTTCTCTGAGGCGACCCTGAGAAAGACAGTGTTCCGCGCTGACAGGCGTTACAGCCGTGCCAATCGGCATTAGCTCTGCCGTAGCGTACAGCCCCGCATGATGGCCGTGTCTTACAGGCACCGGCCCGCACCCACGCGGAAGGCCAAAGGAGTGACGATGAGTGTAGTCATCATAACGGGATCGGCAGGGCTGATCGGATCGGAGGCCGTGCGTTTTTTCGCCTCGCTCGGCATGAACGTGGTTGGGCTGGATAACGACATGCGCCGCTATTTCTTCGGTGACGAGGCCTCGACCCGCTGGAACCGCAGTCTGCTGGAACGCCAGGTGCGCGGCTATACCCACCTCGAACTCGACATCCGCGACGCTGCCGCCGTAGACGAGGTGTTTCAGCGTTACGGTGCCGAGGTGGCGCTGGTGATTCATACGGCGGCCCAGCCCTCGCACGACTGGGCCGCCCGCGATCCGTTCGTGGATTTCGGCGTCAACGCGAACGGCACGCTCAATCTGCTGGAGGCCGCCCGCCACCACTGTCCAGACGCGCCATTTATTTTCACGTCCACCAACAAGGTCTACGGCGACACGCCCAACGCCCTCCCACTGATCGAACTGGAGCAGCGCTGGGAGATCGATCCGGCACACCCTTACGCCGCCGCTGGCATTCCCGAAACCATGAGCATCGACCAGAGCAAGCACTCGCTCTTCGGCGCGTCGAAGGTGGCCGCCGACGTGCTGGTGCAGGAATACGGGCGGTATTTCGGCATGCCGACCGCCTGCTTCCGGGGCGGCTGCCTGACCGGCCCCAACCACTCCGGCACGCAGCTTCACGGCTTTCTGGCGTACCTGATGAAATGCACCATGACCGGCACGCCCTACACGATTTTCGGATACAAGGGCAAGCAGGTGCGCGACAACATCCACTCGTCCGACCTGATCGCCGCCTTTTACGCCTTCTTCCAGCAGCCGCGTGTGGCAGCGGTGTACAACATCGGGGGCGGGCAGGCCAGCAACTGCTCGATGCTGGAGGCCATTGCGCTGTGCGAGTCGATCACCGGGCGGCGGCTGAAATCCAGCTACGTCGACGACAACCGCAGCGGCGACCACATCTGGTACATCAGCGATCTGACACGCTTCAGAAGCGATTACCCCGACTGGAACATCACCAGAGACGTGCCGCGCATTCTTCAGGAGATGTACGAAGTCAATCAGGAACGCTGGGCCGCCGTATGATCGACCAGGGCGTCTATTCTGTGCTGGGCGTAAATGTTCATGCGGTGGATTACGACCGCGTTCTTCAGGTGGTGCTGGCGGCGGCGGCGCAGCGGCGACCCTTCTCGCTGAGCGCCCTGGCGGTACACGGCGTCATGACCGGCGCAACCGACGCCGAACATGCCCGCCGCCTCAACGGGCTGGATATGGTGGTGCCCGACGGTCAGCCGGTGCGCTGGGCGCTGGCGCTGCTGCACGGTCAGCGTCTGCCCGACCGGGTGTATGGCCCCGAGCTGACGCTGCGGGTCCTGCGGGGGCTGGCCGCAGCGGGCCTGAGCGTGTACCTGTACGGCAGCACGCCGGAGGTGCTGAACCGCTTTATCGCCAATATCCGCCACGATCTGCCGACCCTGAAGATCGCCGGATCGGAGGCCTCGAAGTTTCGCCGCACCACTCCCGAGGAACAGCTGGAGATTGCCGAACACATCCGCGACTCCGGGGCGAATCTGGTGCTGGTGGGCCTGGGCTGCCCACGCCAGGAAGTCTGGGCCTTCGAATACCGCGACCTGATCGGCGTGCCGCTGCTGGCTGTCGGGGCGGCCTTCGACTTTCATGCGGGCACGCTGGCGCAGGCCCCGAAATCCATGCAGGCGTCGGGACTGGAATGGCTGTTCCGGCTGACGCAGGAGCCAAAGCGGCTATGGAGGAGGTACGTACTGCTCAACCCCATGTTTCTAGGGTGGCTGGCGCTTCAAAAAACCGGCCTGCGGCCTTTTCCCGCCCGCGCCCCCAACGGCACCGAGACGCCTCAACGGTTCGGCTGAATGCTGCGTCGTACGCGGTCAGCTTCCTCCCCTCCAACCATGACGATGCCGCTGGACGCCAGAATCTATATTGCCACCGCTCCGGAACTGGTCGAAGCCGCGTTGCTCAGGCGTCTCAATCACCTGGGATTTCATAACGTGACGCTGGGCAAACAGGTGGATATCCGCAGCAGAAGCGCCGTGATGGCTTTTTTCGAGAAAGAACTCCCCGATTACGTGTTTCTGAACGCCGCCAACATCTACAGTGCCGCCGACCCCTTCAAGCCTGCCACCTGGCTGCACGACAACCTGCTGAGCGTGGCGAACGTGATCGAGGCGTCTTACCTCTACGACGTGACGAAGCTGCTGTGCCTGGACTGCGCCTCGACCTTCCTCCAGCCGATGATTCTGCCGTGGTACGTCGAAACCCTGCCGCCAGAGCAGCTCGACGGCACCTTGAGGGCGTGTCAGGTGACGCGGCGGGCCATCGTCGAGCTGTGCCGCAGTTACCGCGCTCAGTACAGCTGCGACTTCGTCAGTGCCGTGACCAGCAATGTGTACGGCGCGGGGCGCTGGACGCAGGTTCCCAGGGGCCATCTGGTCCCCGCCCTCATCAAAGAGGTGGTTCATGCCAAGGAACTGGAGCTGCGGCGCATCGACCTGCTGGGCAGTGCGGCGCAGCGACACGACCTGGTGCATCTCGACGATCTGACCGACGCCCTGGTGTACCTGATGAACCAGGTGTCGCAGCCCGAGTGCATCTCGGTGGAATCCGGGCAGCCGTACTCGCTGGCAGAACTGGCGCAGCTCGTCAGCAACATGGTGGGCTACCGGGGACAGTTCGAGTTCGTGGGCAGCGGGCCGTTCTCGGTGCTGCTGGATCAGCCGGAAATGCCGACGCTCCAGAGTCTGGGCTGGCAGACCAGGGTGCCGCTCGGTGACGGCCTGCACAGCGAATACCGCTGGTATATGCAGCACCGTCACCACGACCTGCCCGGCTGACTTCCGCTGCCGTTACCGCCCTTGACCTTTCGTTAGCGCCTTCG contains:
- a CDS encoding NAD-dependent epimerase/dehydratase family protein; amino-acid sequence: MSVVIITGSAGLIGSEAVRFFASLGMNVVGLDNDMRRYFFGDEASTRWNRSLLERQVRGYTHLELDIRDAAAVDEVFQRYGAEVALVIHTAAQPSHDWAARDPFVDFGVNANGTLNLLEAARHHCPDAPFIFTSTNKVYGDTPNALPLIELEQRWEIDPAHPYAAAGIPETMSIDQSKHSLFGASKVAADVLVQEYGRYFGMPTACFRGGCLTGPNHSGTQLHGFLAYLMKCTMTGTPYTIFGYKGKQVRDNIHSSDLIAAFYAFFQQPRVAAVYNIGGGQASNCSMLEAIALCESITGRRLKSSYVDDNRSGDHIWYISDLTRFRSDYPDWNITRDVPRILQEMYEVNQERWAAV
- a CDS encoding WecB/TagA/CpsF family glycosyltransferase, with product MIDQGVYSVLGVNVHAVDYDRVLQVVLAAAAQRRPFSLSALAVHGVMTGATDAEHARRLNGLDMVVPDGQPVRWALALLHGQRLPDRVYGPELTLRVLRGLAAAGLSVYLYGSTPEVLNRFIANIRHDLPTLKIAGSEASKFRRTTPEEQLEIAEHIRDSGANLVLVGLGCPRQEVWAFEYRDLIGVPLLAVGAAFDFHAGTLAQAPKSMQASGLEWLFRLTQEPKRLWRRYVLLNPMFLGWLALQKTGLRPFPARAPNGTETPQRFG
- a CDS encoding NAD-dependent epimerase/dehydratase family protein, whose amino-acid sequence is MTMPLDARIYIATAPELVEAALLRRLNHLGFHNVTLGKQVDIRSRSAVMAFFEKELPDYVFLNAANIYSAADPFKPATWLHDNLLSVANVIEASYLYDVTKLLCLDCASTFLQPMILPWYVETLPPEQLDGTLRACQVTRRAIVELCRSYRAQYSCDFVSAVTSNVYGAGRWTQVPRGHLVPALIKEVVHAKELELRRIDLLGSAAQRHDLVHLDDLTDALVYLMNQVSQPECISVESGQPYSLAELAQLVSNMVGYRGQFEFVGSGPFSVLLDQPEMPTLQSLGWQTRVPLGDGLHSEYRWYMQHRHHDLPG